One genomic segment of Nocardioides cavernaquae includes these proteins:
- the pstA gene encoding phosphate ABC transporter permease PstA, which yields MTTMTPTPQAAHGASPVEPGTTTIPVQGPPVDPERRKLSGVRRSDWLAVLGAAASAMSTTGLLFWVLTPLSSAFGFAAVAFVLFLGFYALLVSLDEPATIVKDRLAAAIAWSIAGLLVGVLVLIVGFTVEGSLDALGHRNFFLEDLNTTAALDPLNKGGIAHAAIGTLMQMGVALVITVPLGITCAIFLNEFPGRLARFVRTIVEAMTALPSVVAGLFIYATFILALGNEKCGLAASLAISVMMLPIIIRAADVVIRLVPANLREASYALGTSRWRTVFHVVLPTARSGLTTAVILGTARGIGETSPVLLTAGLSPRINTNLLEGPQVSLPLAVYDLVKQPYETQIQRGFGAAVTLLALVLLLFLLARLVGGRAPGQETARTRRKRRIASKRDARRFAARGTAAGLVVALAAGLVGVAGGPAARPAYADSYAPINGAGSSWSQNAVDQWRRNVAQYGMKVTYEGSGSSIGRQQFAQGSVHFAVSEIPYGIKDGGNYDQPPQRKHAYMPIVAGGTALMYNLKVGGKRVTNLRLSGEVIAKIFTGKITMWNDPAIKKDNPAISLPAREVVPVVRSDGSGSTAQFTTWMSKRQSATWNSYCAAAGRSTPCGVTSNYPVIPGSKTVAQNGSLGVAGFVKQEQNEGTITYVEYSYALNAGFPAVKVLNQAGYYVGPTAYNVAIALQKAKIDPDDLTQILDEVYTHGDPRSYPLSSYSYMILPTAVENGFSEEHGRTLAAFADYFLCEGQQQAPRLGYSPLPKELVIAGMAQIKRIPGAVVKNQNLDKCNNPTFAGGRNVLVANAPQPAACDRQGATQCVEGVVNHEVPGTGGGNNPGGGDADPDAGGGTPTGAPAPGAAPDAGAAAAIDPATGQLISAAAPGGADAAAATDVASGTVNLAASHVNRMQTLLMVLAGLVLLLVILVPPLVGHAIRPRGGRR from the coding sequence ATGACAACGATGACCCCCACGCCGCAGGCAGCCCACGGCGCGTCACCGGTCGAGCCCGGGACCACCACGATTCCGGTGCAGGGGCCGCCGGTCGACCCGGAACGACGCAAGCTCTCCGGCGTACGCCGCTCCGACTGGCTCGCGGTGCTCGGAGCCGCAGCGAGCGCCATGTCGACCACTGGCCTGCTCTTCTGGGTGCTGACGCCGCTGAGCAGTGCGTTCGGCTTCGCGGCGGTCGCGTTCGTCCTCTTCCTCGGCTTCTACGCCCTGCTGGTCTCGCTCGACGAGCCGGCGACCATCGTCAAGGACCGCCTCGCGGCCGCGATCGCGTGGTCGATCGCTGGCCTGCTGGTCGGTGTCCTCGTGCTCATCGTCGGCTTCACCGTCGAGGGATCGCTCGACGCACTCGGACACCGCAACTTCTTCCTCGAGGACCTCAACACGACGGCGGCTCTCGACCCGCTCAACAAGGGCGGCATCGCGCACGCGGCCATCGGCACCCTGATGCAGATGGGGGTGGCGCTGGTGATCACGGTGCCGCTCGGCATCACCTGCGCGATCTTCCTCAACGAGTTCCCCGGTCGGCTGGCCCGCTTCGTGCGGACCATCGTCGAGGCTATGACGGCGCTGCCTTCGGTGGTGGCGGGCCTGTTCATCTACGCGACCTTCATCCTCGCGCTCGGCAACGAGAAGTGCGGCCTCGCCGCTTCGCTCGCGATCAGCGTGATGATGCTGCCGATCATCATCCGCGCGGCCGACGTCGTGATCCGTCTCGTGCCCGCCAACCTGCGCGAGGCGTCGTACGCGCTGGGGACGAGTCGCTGGCGCACGGTCTTCCACGTCGTGCTCCCCACAGCCCGGTCGGGCCTGACGACCGCGGTCATTCTCGGCACCGCCCGCGGGATCGGCGAGACCTCGCCTGTCCTGCTCACCGCTGGCCTGTCACCCCGGATCAACACCAACCTCCTGGAGGGACCGCAGGTGTCCTTGCCCCTGGCCGTCTACGACCTGGTCAAGCAGCCGTACGAGACGCAGATCCAGCGGGGCTTCGGTGCCGCGGTCACGCTCCTCGCGCTCGTGCTGCTCCTGTTTCTCCTGGCGCGCCTGGTCGGGGGCCGGGCGCCGGGGCAGGAGACCGCGCGCACGCGCCGCAAGCGGCGGATCGCCTCGAAGCGCGACGCCCGGCGCTTCGCAGCCCGCGGTACGGCGGCCGGGCTGGTGGTCGCTCTGGCTGCGGGACTGGTCGGTGTGGCCGGCGGTCCGGCCGCGCGCCCGGCGTACGCCGACAGCTACGCGCCGATCAACGGTGCCGGATCCTCCTGGAGCCAGAACGCCGTCGACCAGTGGCGGCGCAACGTCGCCCAGTACGGCATGAAGGTCACCTACGAGGGGTCCGGCTCCTCGATCGGTCGTCAGCAGTTCGCCCAGGGCAGCGTGCACTTCGCCGTCTCCGAGATCCCCTACGGGATCAAGGACGGCGGCAACTACGACCAGCCGCCGCAGCGCAAGCACGCCTACATGCCGATCGTGGCCGGCGGCACCGCGCTCATGTACAACCTCAAGGTCGGCGGCAAGCGGGTCACCAACCTGCGCCTGTCCGGGGAGGTCATCGCGAAGATCTTCACCGGCAAGATCACGATGTGGAACGACCCGGCGATCAAGAAGGACAACCCGGCGATCAGTCTCCCGGCTCGCGAGGTCGTGCCGGTGGTCCGCTCCGACGGCTCCGGCTCGACCGCCCAGTTCACGACCTGGATGAGCAAGCGGCAGAGCGCGACCTGGAACTCCTACTGCGCAGCCGCCGGCAGGAGCACGCCGTGCGGTGTCACCTCGAACTACCCGGTGATCCCCGGCAGCAAGACCGTCGCGCAGAACGGTTCGCTCGGCGTCGCCGGCTTCGTCAAGCAGGAGCAGAACGAGGGCACCATCACGTACGTCGAGTACTCCTACGCGCTCAACGCGGGCTTCCCCGCGGTGAAGGTGCTCAACCAGGCCGGCTACTACGTCGGCCCGACGGCGTACAACGTGGCGATCGCGCTGCAGAAGGCCAAGATCGACCCGGACGACCTCACCCAGATCCTCGACGAGGTCTACACCCACGGTGATCCCCGCAGCTACCCGCTCTCGAGCTACAGCTACATGATCCTGCCGACGGCGGTGGAGAACGGCTTCAGCGAGGAGCACGGGCGCACGCTCGCCGCGTTCGCCGACTACTTCCTCTGCGAGGGGCAGCAGCAGGCACCGCGGCTCGGCTACTCGCCGCTGCCGAAGGAGCTGGTCATCGCGGGCATGGCGCAGATCAAGCGGATCCCCGGCGCGGTCGTGAAGAACCAGAACCTCGACAAGTGCAACAACCCGACCTTCGCGGGTGGTCGCAACGTGCTGGTCGCGAACGCCCCGCAGCCGGCCGCCTGCGACCGGCAGGGCGCGACCCAGTGCGTGGAGGGTGTCGTGAACCACGAGGTCCCCGGCACCGGCGGTGGCAACAACCCGGGTGGTGGCGACGCCGACCCGGACGCCGGAGGGGGCACCCCGACCGGCGCCCCGGCTCCTGGCGCAGCCCCCGACGCGGGAGCGGCCGCGGCGATCGACCCCGCCACCGGCCAGCTGATCAGCGCGGCCGCACCCGGCGGCGCTGATGCTGCGGCCGCCACGGACGTCGCCTCGGGCACCGTGAACCTGGCCGCCAGCCACGTCAACCGGATGCAGACCCTGCTCATGGTCCTCGCAGGCCTCGTGCTGCTGCTGGTGATCCTGGTCCCGCCGCTCGTCGGCCACGCAATCCGGCCGCGGGGAGGTCGGCGATGA
- a CDS encoding Ig-like domain-containing protein: MSIKKSILGAAAAGAVAAATITMTTTTAHAATHLGDMRIVPSTGTTAIGLTAKTLAGQVCPTGYSGVNLYMSGPGMTEEVGVLNGFIPPSSAQVGDHMEFTVQNPFDSLFEAANIPQPTGAYNLRLACVGPDFFEEVGEFTQVVNFTPDADTSSATRFVATYAAVVPAENTTTTVSGPATSTFGSSVTFNADVNSASGEAINGSIQFKDDVDGAGPIAPVNLGSPVAVSAAGGASYTASNFGAGSHNIIADYSGGNGFNASTSSAAALTVAKASSSVAVSTNTGVDEPASSVFSATVGGGHAGSVQFKVDGVNRSGAVAVTAGAAELTTSLPAGTYAVTAEFLPTNAANVNGSTSAPASHIVDASLVEVVSADQEILVDVPAGALTISVAGWEDGLVDLGVAAMDPSGSLLTASGELDTFKVTDTRSGDMGWIATGMATDFVGADTISAFNLGWTPKLATDLVAPATSALSPNHVGFVLGGTAASDLQFAGATSGSGLGAPRDFAHALDDAGNGTAYLGADLTLKIPTETLAGNDYSSTLTITVVGQG; this comes from the coding sequence ATGAGCATCAAGAAGAGCATTCTCGGCGCGGCCGCCGCTGGCGCCGTCGCAGCAGCGACCATCACCATGACCACCACGACCGCCCACGCGGCCACGCACCTGGGCGACATGCGGATCGTGCCCTCCACGGGTACGACGGCCATCGGCCTGACCGCCAAGACCCTCGCGGGCCAGGTCTGCCCGACGGGCTACTCCGGCGTCAACCTCTACATGTCGGGCCCCGGCATGACGGAGGAGGTCGGTGTCCTCAACGGGTTCATCCCGCCGTCGTCCGCCCAGGTCGGCGACCACATGGAGTTCACGGTCCAGAACCCGTTCGACAGCCTCTTCGAGGCCGCGAACATCCCGCAGCCGACGGGCGCCTACAACCTGCGCCTGGCGTGTGTCGGCCCGGACTTCTTCGAGGAGGTCGGCGAGTTCACGCAGGTCGTGAACTTCACCCCCGACGCCGACACGAGCTCCGCGACGCGGTTCGTCGCGACGTACGCCGCGGTCGTCCCGGCCGAGAACACCACCACCACCGTGAGTGGTCCGGCCACGTCCACGTTCGGCAGCTCGGTGACGTTCAACGCTGACGTCAACTCGGCCTCGGGCGAGGCCATCAACGGCTCGATCCAGTTCAAGGACGACGTCGACGGCGCCGGCCCGATCGCCCCGGTGAACCTCGGTTCCCCGGTCGCGGTCTCCGCTGCCGGTGGCGCGTCGTACACCGCCAGCAACTTCGGTGCCGGTTCGCACAACATCATCGCGGACTACTCGGGCGGCAACGGCTTCAACGCCTCGACGTCCTCGGCCGCGGCGCTGACCGTTGCCAAGGCCTCGTCGTCGGTCGCGGTCTCCACCAACACCGGTGTCGACGAGCCGGCTTCGTCGGTCTTCTCGGCCACGGTGGGCGGCGGCCACGCCGGTAGCGTCCAGTTCAAGGTCGACGGAGTCAACCGGAGCGGCGCAGTTGCCGTCACGGCCGGCGCCGCCGAGCTGACCACGAGTCTCCCGGCCGGAACGTACGCCGTCACGGCCGAGTTCCTGCCGACCAACGCGGCCAACGTGAACGGGTCCACCTCCGCTCCCGCGTCGCACATCGTCGACGCCTCGCTGGTCGAGGTCGTCTCCGCTGACCAGGAGATCCTGGTCGACGTCCCCGCCGGTGCGCTGACGATCTCGGTCGCTGGCTGGGAGGACGGCCTCGTCGACCTCGGTGTTGCGGCCATGGACCCGTCGGGTTCGCTGCTGACCGCGTCGGGCGAGCTCGACACCTTCAAGGTCACCGACACCCGCTCGGGTGACATGGGCTGGATCGCCACCGGCATGGCCACCGACTTCGTCGGTGCCGACACCATCAGCGCGTTCAACCTCGGCTGGACGCCGAAGCTCGCCACGGACCTGGTCGCTCCGGCCACGTCCGCGCTGTCCCCGAACCACGTGGGCTTCGTCCTCGGTGGCACCGCCGCGTCCGACCTGCAGTTCGCCGGTGCGACCTCGGGCAGCGGCCTCGGTGCTCCGCGCGACTTCGCGCACGCGCTGGACGACGCCGGTAACGGCACGGCGTACCTCGGTGCCGACCTCACCCTGAAGATCCCGACCGAGACGCTGGCGGGCAACGACTACTCGTCGACCCTCACCATCACGGTCGTCGGTCAGGGCTGA
- a CDS encoding Ig-like domain-containing protein, whose amino-acid sequence MFSFDRRARLGAAALAVCVPASMLAFTPGAQAVSVGNLSVIPATGHQDTGLFVTTPAACPQGSVSFYTELSGPRITGEPGAEGVFTTSTKPLTDATPNGSGYGVEVSEPLSASFAQQSVTDPEGAYTYRFVCTDFSGFERLGTFDAILNVTNTGVAGDYNLTYAQQSQAVATQTTLAATPLDPVASGAATTLTATVAATDAPAPAGTVQFRRGTANLGTPVAVSGGTATSPAMVLTAGNDNLTAVFTPADPASYAASVSAPLAYVVVGVPAITGTVRVGSAVTCATSVGGTQAISWLKNGVVQSVATKSVTIPSTWYKASIGCRVKVTSNGRVLERSSAAKTVAIGPALRRLTAPKVMGTMRVGRVVSCSPGTWSPTATSYSYTWHRNGVRLVGKTARTYTLTRLDRRKGISCGVTAKRAGYANGVAMSARRTVA is encoded by the coding sequence ATGTTCAGTTTCGACAGGCGTGCACGGCTGGGCGCTGCCGCGCTGGCGGTGTGCGTTCCGGCCTCGATGCTCGCCTTCACTCCCGGCGCCCAGGCGGTGAGCGTCGGCAACCTCAGCGTCATCCCGGCGACCGGCCACCAGGACACCGGCTTGTTCGTCACGACGCCTGCGGCCTGCCCGCAGGGCTCGGTCTCCTTCTACACCGAGCTCTCGGGCCCCCGGATCACTGGCGAGCCGGGAGCCGAGGGTGTCTTCACGACGTCCACGAAGCCGCTCACGGACGCGACGCCCAACGGATCGGGCTACGGCGTCGAGGTCAGCGAGCCGCTGAGCGCGTCGTTCGCGCAGCAGTCGGTGACCGACCCGGAAGGTGCCTACACCTACCGCTTCGTCTGCACCGACTTCTCCGGGTTCGAGCGCCTCGGCACCTTCGACGCGATCCTCAACGTGACCAACACTGGTGTCGCGGGCGACTACAACCTGACCTATGCCCAGCAGAGCCAGGCCGTGGCCACCCAGACCACCCTGGCGGCGACGCCGCTCGACCCGGTCGCCTCCGGCGCAGCCACCACGCTCACCGCAACCGTCGCCGCCACCGACGCCCCGGCCCCGGCCGGCACGGTCCAGTTCAGGCGCGGCACCGCCAACCTCGGCACGCCGGTGGCGGTCTCCGGCGGCACGGCCACCTCGCCCGCGATGGTCCTCACCGCAGGCAACGACAACCTGACAGCCGTCTTCACCCCTGCAGACCCCGCGTCGTACGCCGCGTCCGTGTCGGCACCGCTCGCGTACGTCGTGGTCGGCGTGCCCGCCATCACGGGCACCGTGCGGGTCGGTTCGGCCGTCACGTGTGCGACCTCCGTCGGTGGCACCCAGGCCATCTCGTGGCTCAAGAACGGGGTCGTCCAGTCGGTCGCCACGAAGTCCGTCACGATCCCGAGCACCTGGTACAAGGCGAGCATCGGTTGCCGGGTGAAGGTGACCAGCAACGGGCGGGTGCTCGAGCGTTCGAGCGCGGCGAAGACCGTGGCCATCGGGCCGGCCCTGAGGCGCCTGACGGCTCCCAAGGTGATGGGAACCATGCGCGTCGGCCGGGTCGTCAGCTGTTCTCCTGGCACGTGGAGCCCGACCGCGACGTCGTACTCCTACACCTGGCACCGCAACGGTGTGCGGCTGGTGGGCAAGACCGCCCGCACCTACACGCTCACTCGCCTCGACCGCCGCAAGGGGATCTCGTGTGGCGTGACTGCGAAGAGGGCGGGCTACGCCAACGGCGTGGCCATGTCGGCGCGCAGGACCGTCGCGTGA
- a CDS encoding sortase — MIQALLERTKPVARGARVRPARPVRPVPQGVAMVSSALTVVTLLLGCLLAEATVIGDVRHARAQKLTYEQLRTDLAKGEAPIGQMDANGEVTVPGRPVAVLTIPAINLREVVFEGTTAGVLADGPGHRRDTAFPGQAGAALIFGRQAMYGGVFSRIHDLRRGDEIKVATGQGSHAYKVSDVRHAGERVLPVAAGKARLVLATAAGRPFLPEAVVYVDAVQVSQVVPSPERAFGTAALADGEGLMKGDTGTLLPLLLWAQLLLLVVAAAAWIGTTWGRWQVWIVTVPVLTLPALQVAHYSLQLLPNLT, encoded by the coding sequence GTGATCCAAGCCCTGCTCGAACGCACCAAGCCGGTCGCACGGGGAGCCCGGGTCCGTCCCGCGCGCCCTGTGCGACCGGTCCCGCAGGGCGTCGCCATGGTGAGCTCCGCGCTCACCGTGGTGACGCTGCTGCTCGGTTGCCTTCTCGCGGAGGCAACCGTGATCGGCGACGTGCGCCACGCGCGCGCACAGAAGCTCACCTACGAGCAGCTGCGCACGGATCTGGCCAAGGGGGAGGCGCCGATCGGGCAGATGGACGCGAACGGTGAGGTCACGGTGCCCGGCCGACCGGTCGCGGTCCTGACCATCCCCGCCATCAACCTGCGCGAGGTGGTCTTCGAGGGCACGACGGCCGGTGTGCTTGCCGACGGCCCCGGCCATCGTCGTGACACCGCGTTTCCCGGGCAGGCCGGTGCCGCCCTGATCTTCGGCCGGCAGGCGATGTACGGCGGCGTCTTCAGCCGGATCCACGACCTGCGCCGCGGCGACGAGATCAAGGTCGCCACCGGCCAGGGATCCCATGCCTACAAGGTCAGCGACGTGCGGCATGCGGGGGAGCGGGTGCTCCCTGTGGCGGCCGGCAAGGCTCGACTGGTGCTGGCGACTGCAGCCGGGAGGCCGTTCCTTCCCGAGGCGGTCGTCTATGTCGACGCTGTCCAGGTCTCCCAGGTCGTCCCCTCTCCCGAGCGTGCGTTCGGCACGGCCGCGCTCGCAGACGGCGAAGGGTTGATGAAGGGCGACACCGGCACGTTGCTCCCGCTGCTCCTGTGGGCGCAGCTGCTGCTCCTCGTGGTGGCGGCCGCAGCGTGGATCGGCACGACCTGGGGTCGTTGGCAGGTCTGGATCGTCACCGTGCCCGTCCTCACCCTGCCCGCGCTGCAGGTCGCCCACTACTCGCTGCAGCTCCTGCCGAACCTCACGTGA
- a CDS encoding phosphate ABC transporter ATP-binding protein has protein sequence MTASDHTITLPVVPVAPSTEGTEHARPGGQSGLDARQVSAWFGEHRVLEDVSLTMRAGEVTALIGPSGCGKSTFLRILNRMHELVPSASMAGEVLLDGHDLYDARRRLTDARAAVGMVFQKPNPFPTMSIYDNVLSGRKLTGQRLSRDAKDDLVEECLTKAGLWTEVVHRLRDTGGALSGGQQQRLCIARSLAVRPKVLLMDEPCSALDPTSTNRIEQTIRDLVHEVTIVIVTHNMQQAQRVSDRCAFFLAEDKRPGGIVEEGPTDRVFGAPVDPRTADYVEGRFG, from the coding sequence ATGACCGCCTCTGACCACACGATCACGCTGCCGGTGGTGCCAGTGGCACCCTCGACCGAAGGCACGGAGCACGCCCGCCCGGGTGGTCAGTCGGGCCTCGACGCCCGGCAGGTCTCCGCCTGGTTCGGCGAGCACCGCGTGCTCGAGGACGTCTCGCTGACCATGCGCGCCGGTGAGGTGACCGCCCTGATCGGCCCGTCGGGCTGCGGCAAGTCGACCTTCCTCCGGATCTTGAACCGGATGCACGAGCTGGTCCCGAGCGCATCGATGGCAGGCGAGGTGCTGCTCGACGGCCACGACCTGTACGACGCGCGGCGGCGCCTCACGGACGCACGGGCTGCCGTGGGCATGGTCTTCCAGAAGCCCAACCCGTTTCCGACGATGTCGATCTACGACAACGTGCTCAGCGGCCGGAAGCTGACCGGGCAGCGCCTGTCCCGCGATGCGAAGGACGACCTGGTGGAGGAGTGCCTCACGAAGGCAGGGCTGTGGACGGAGGTCGTGCACCGGCTCCGAGACACCGGCGGGGCGCTCTCCGGCGGGCAGCAGCAACGCCTGTGCATCGCACGCTCCCTCGCCGTGCGGCCGAAGGTGCTGCTCATGGACGAACCCTGCTCGGCCCTCGACCCGACTTCCACGAACCGGATCGAGCAGACCATCCGTGACCTCGTGCACGAGGTCACGATCGTGATCGTCACGCACAACATGCAGCAGGCGCAGCGGGTCTCCGACCGCTGTGCCTTCTTCCTCGCGGAAGACAAGCGGCCCGGAGGCATTGTGGAGGAAGGGCCGACCGACCGGGTCTTCGGCGCGCCCGTTGATCCGCGCACGGCGGACTACGTGGAGGGCCGCTTCGGCTGA